From Malaya genurostris strain Urasoe2022 chromosome 2, Malgen_1.1, whole genome shotgun sequence:
CCGAATTCGGGATTACCAGCGTAAAGCAAATAAAACGTGACCGCGCGTTACTGTACTATTACTTTTAATGTTTGTTCATATAATAGTGGATACATGAAATCTTCTGTTCTTAGCAAAATGAAATACAAGATAATATAGACCGGTCAAGCGTCGAGGGGTCGACGATTATTAATCAGCAACATCCTCCCCGCCTTGAGACACCGGCTCAATCAGGAAGCGGACATAGCTTCTGCACCGAACGCTGATACTCCGATTTTCCTCTGCGAAGAGTGACGTTGCGAACCAATCCTTGTTGGTCCGGGTGAACGGCAACGATGCGAGCTAAGTCCCAAGTTGACGGTGGGCTGTTATCATTCTTCACGAGTACCAAAGAACCGAGTTTGAGATTGTCCTGCTTCATCTTCCACTTTCCTCTGGGTTGCAATGTGGCCATATACTCATCGCGCCAGCGACGCCAGAACTCCTCTGTATATCGCTGTACCATTTTCCATCGATCTAGATAATTCACCTTGAGatgggtgacttccggttccggtaacaTGTTGAGAGGTTGACCAACCAAGAAATGCCCCGGTGTGAGGGCTTCGAGGCTTTCAGGATTCGAGGATAGAGAGCAGAGGGGTCTTGAGTTGAGACAAGCCTCTACTTGACACAATACTGTTGATAACTCTTCGTATGTTAGATTTTTATCTCCGATGATCGGCCGAAGTAGCTCCTTTGCGCTTTTAACAGCGGCTTCCCAGATGCCACCTTGATGCGGGCTGGCAGGCGGTATGAATCGCCAGCGAATTCCAAGATTTGAGAAGTAATGTTCCTTTCCTTTAGCGTGGTTAGTTGTGATCTCGTAAATTTCCTGCAGTTGTCGATTGGCACCTACCAGATTTGTGCCGTTATCGGACCAAACCTCGCTACAATAGCCGCGTCGTGAAATCATCCTTCTAAATGCTCCCAGAAACGTATCAGTGCTTAAATCACCTGCGACTTCCAAGTGAATAGCCTTGGTTGATAGACAGATAAAAACTACGATGTATCCCTTCATACACCGTGCTCCACGAGTATTACTGCAACGTACCATTATCGGACCAGCATAGTCCACCCCTACATGAGCAAAAGGGCGACATGCTGTCACTCGAGCTGCTGGTAAACTTCCCATTAGCTGTTTCGCCGTTTGCGCTTTCTGCCGACAACACGACAAACATTTTCGGATCACCTGTTTGATCACTACCTGGCAACCTTGAATCCAATAACGTTGGTTTATTGTTGCTGTCATCAAAGTTGGCCCGGCATGGCAATTGTTTACATGAATTTCCTCCACCAGTAGTTTAGTGAAGCGATTAGTTTTCGACAATATTATAGGATGTTTCACATCGAAGGCATACAACGACTGTTGCAATCGTCCTCCTACCCTCAACGTACCGGCGTCGTCGAGAAACGGatacaggtttagaattccGGATTTGACGGGAATCTCATCTCCACAAGCAAGTGCTTTTATTTCGGTTGCATAGGATTCCTTCTGCGCCAGTCgaacaaatttcatccgagcctgATGCAGTTCCGAGGGTAAAATTGAACCGGAAAGCTTATTGTTGCCGGTTATCACACATTTCATGTTGTACGTAAATCTCGAAACACGAGCCAGCTGCCAGCAGGCCGCGATGAGACTGGATCGTTGTTCTATTATTTGTTTCTCGATGACATGGGTTGTTACTGGAAGACTAACGGTAATATTTAGTGTTTTATATCGCTTACGTACCTCCAGTGTATCTTCATTGTTATTATAATCAGGTACTTCTCGATTCCACGTAGATGAATCTTCGTACAGCCAAGCAGGCCCTGTCCACCAGAGCGGGTGGTTGACTAGATCGGACGGGGATATGCCCCGCGAAGCACAATCTGCTGGATTATTCTTTGATGTGACGTGCGACCAGTGCTTTCTCGGCAAGACGTCCAAAATCAAAGATGTTCTGTTCGCTACATACGTGTCCCATTTGCGGGGGTGACCGGATAGCCACTGCAAGACTATAGTAGAGTCTGTCCAGGCATATCGCTCGATATTGAATCTCTCCAGTGGTTCTGCAACTTGCTTCATAAGTTTCGCCAACAGTTCAGCTGCGTTAAGCTCCAACCGTGGTATGGAAATTTGTCGAACTGGAGCAACTTTCGTTTTTGCTGCTAGTAGGGTGACATGAATCTCGTTGTTGTAATCTACTGATCGTAAATATACTACAGCCGCATACGCCTCTTCAGAAGCATCCGAAAAACCGTGTAGCTGCACATTGCCATTGTAGTTTGCTGCCCATCTCGGTATTTTGATTTGTTCTAGCTGGTGTAGTGTTTCCTTAACTTCGATCCACTCCTCTTCGATAGTGGGAGGTAGTAAATCGTGCCAATTGAGATCGTAGAGCCAACATTTTTGATAAAGTATTTTGACTCGTACAATCACCGGTGCAAACCATCCGAATGGGTCGAATAGTTTGGCTGAATCGGATAATAGTTGATGTTTCGTGTTCGGTCTATCGATTGGCATAGTAACCTTGAACGTGAACACATCTTCTTTTGGAAGCCAGTGCGTTCCAAGAGCTTTCACTATGTTTCGTTCATCGGGAAATTGGATTGGCATCGAACTGTTAATTGTATCTGATAGTGACTCTAATACTGCTGCTGAGTTAGAGCACCATTTACGGAGGGTAAAACCAGCCTCACTGAGAATTTCGTTGATCTGTttaatgagctgttttgcctcATTGACTGAGTCGGCACCGGACGTTAAGTCATCGACGTAGATATGCCTTTTGATTCGCTCAGCAGCTTCTGGGTATATCATCTCGTAAACTTCTGCTGCTTTGTGCAGCGCTGCCATCGCAAGGAACCCTGAGTTCTTCAAACCGTAAGTAACTGTCAAAAGACGAAAGTGCTGTACGGGTTTATCAGCTGAATCTCGCCACACGATACGTAAATAATCAGTGTCGTCAGAGTGTACCAACACCTGACGATACATCTTCTCGATGTCCGCTATAAATACTACTGGATAGGATCTGAAGCGCAGTAGTACTTCGAACAGGTCTGCGTTTATGTTTGGTGCATCCAATAAAACGTCATTGAGCGAAGCTCCGGTTGTGGTAGAACACGAGCCATCAAACACCACTCGTAGTTTGGTAGTGATGCTGTCCTCTTTGATGACCCCATGGTGAGGTAGGTAGTAACTCTTCGAGCAGTCCACATCAATCTTCGTTGGAGGTACAATTTCCATGTGACCTAAATCCTGGTATTCCTGCATGAATGATAGGTACTGCTTCTTGAAATTGCTGTCACTATCGAATTTGCGTTCGATACATCTTAATCGCCTGGTAGCGGCTATCAGAGAATTTCCCAATTTGAGCTTCGAATCATCCATAGGTAAACGAACGATGAAGCGACCTTCTTGCGAGCGTGTTAGAGTGGAGTTGAACAGTTCAACCACCCTTTGTTCATCCTTAGTTAGTTGTTTGGAACGGTGTAGTTCCTGATCTTCCCAAAACAAACGTAAAGTACGATCAATATCAACCTCCGGGTGTAAGTTGATGATTGAATGATGAGTGTGAATACAAtcctgtttcgagattttccctGCGACCATCCATCCGAAGACAGAACGTTGTGCCACAGGATTTCCGTTGTGATCCTTGACCTGTCCTGATTGTAATATTGACAGGAAGACATCGGCGCCAAGAATAATGTCCGTTGAACTAGGTTTATTGAAATGTGGATCGGCTAGTTGTAAACCTGCTAGATAAGGCATATTTGACACGTTGAAACGCTGGCACGGCAGAGTTGCCGTCAGCTTTCCCAGTACATAGGCTTGAGTGATGATTTTTGTTGCTTCTTCGAAACGCGATGAAATCACTAGTGAAACCTTGCCGGCGGTTTtaccaatgacctcagcatttatACCTGTAACCTCCAGTGAAGCATTGCTACGTCTCAGTCCTAGACGCTTTACGCACGCCTCTGTGATGAGCGACACCTGCGATCC
This genomic window contains:
- the LOC131427220 gene encoding uncharacterized protein LOC131427220, coding for MEKSELEKLCAKREVMFAKVKWELSVAESLNTRNPSYEEVCERKDKLTELAGNFDTVQTTIEETTSNLTDVASVFNYRLQFDEIYFKAKGLYTIFLEENQDRISNYSSGSRQSVNDLRDAIRALVEAQQTLIRHQIQPNSTSAGSQMSNQDHAQNVKLPQLNIAVFKGDRKNWHSFKDLFVSTIHSRTDLKDSLKMQYLLSYLDGDAKRMVSSFPISDANYKEAWDTLEAHYDKKKYTVFALVREFIDQPSTTTVNGLRKLVGTSDDVIRQLKALGNEFESRDPWLIHILLEKVDRETRSLWAQKIIDVDTPTFVDFLEFLQKRCDALETCTAFTKRTNQGDMKKEYLKAHDSERVRSLHANVSSSSICVKCSKDHPIYHCERFKEMDVVARRELAQSSRLCFNCLRPSHTAKKCSSKSVCRISDCQQRHHTLLCTLESKQADKKPEQEESKHETGLETAVASVNVNATQTLEDKHEFSLLPTVVARVEGSDGKQHVARILIDSGSQVSLITEACVKRLGLRRSNASLEVTGINAEVIGKTAGKVSLVISSRFEEATKIITQAYVLGKLTATLPCQRFNVSNMPYLAGLQLADPHFNKPSSTDIILGADVFLSILQSGQVKDHNGNPVAQRSVFGWMVAGKISKQDCIHTHHSIINLHPEVDIDRTLRLFWEDQELHRSKQLTKDEQRVVELFNSTLTRSQEGRFIVRLPMDDSKLKLGNSLIAATRRLRCIERKFDSDSNFKKQYLSFMQEYQDLGHMEIVPPTKIDVDCSKSYYLPHHGVIKEDSITTKLRVVFDGSCSTTTGASLNDVLLDAPNINADLFEVLLRFRSYPVVFIADIEKMYRQVLVHSDDTDYLRIVWRDSADKPVQHFRLLTVTYGLKNSGFLAMAALHKAAEVYEMIYPEAAERIKRHIYVDDLTSGADSVNEAKQLIKQINEILSEAGFTLRKWCSNSAAVLESLSDTINSSMPIQFPDERNIVKALGTHWLPKEDVFTFKVTMPIDRPNTKHQLLSDSAKLFDPFGWFAPVIVRVKILYQKCWLYDLNWHDLLPPTIEEEWIEVKETLHQLEQIKIPRWAANYNGNVQLHGFSDASEEAYAAVVYLRSVDYNNEIHVTLLAAKTKVAPVRQISIPRLELNAAELLAKLMKQVAEPLERFNIERYAWTDSTIVLQWLSGHPRKWDTYVANRTSLILDVLPRKHWSHVTSKNNPADCASRGISPSDLVNHPLWWTGPAWLYEDSSTWNREVPDYNNNEDTLEVRKRYKTLNITVSLPVTTHVIEKQIIEQRSSLIAACWQLARVSRFTYNMKCVITGNNKLSGSILPSELHQARMKFVRLAQKESYATEIKALACGDEIPVKSGILNLYPFLDDAGTLRVGGRLQQSLYAFDVKHPIILSKTNRFTKLLVEEIHVNNCHAGPTLMTATINQRYWIQGCQVVIKQVIRKCLSCCRQKAQTAKQLMGSLPAARVTACRPFAHVGVDYAGPIMVRCSNTRGARCMKGYIVVFICLSTKAIHLEVAGDLSTDTFLGAFRRMISRRGYCSEVWSDNGTNLVGANRQLQEIYEITTNHAKGKEHYFSNLGIRWRFIPPASPHQGGIWEAAVKSAKELLRPIIGDKNLTYEELSTVLCQVEACLNSRPLCSLSSNPESLEALTPGHFLVGQPLNMLPEPEVTHLKVNYLDRWKMVQRYTEEFWRRWRDEYMATLQPRGKWKMKQDNLKLGSLVLVKNDNSPPSTWDLARIVAVHPDQQGLVRNVTLRRGKSEYQRSVQKLCPLPD